In Alcaligenes faecalis, the sequence TCCGGCCAAACCTGCCCCAGCCGCGGCTGAATTGAGCGTGCCAGAGCAGGCCGCCATGCCTACCGTGCAAACCGAACAGGTTCTGAAAAACCTCTCCAAACCTATCTTTACCGTGCTGGATGCGCGCGCTGCTGAACGATATCGCGGTGATGTGGAACCGATGGACCCGGTCGCGGGTCATATCCCCGACGCGCTTAACCGTTCGCATCTGAATAATCTGGGCGAACAAGGGCGGTTCAAACCCGCCGAGCAGTTACGCCAGGAGTTTCAGGACTTGCTGGGGGCGATTTCGGCTGAGATGGTTGTGCATCAGTGTGGATCGGGCATTACAGCTTGTCACAATCTTTTTGCCATGGAATTGGCTGGCCTGTCCGGCTCCAGTATCTATCCCGGCTCCTGGAGTGAATGGGTCAGCGACGCCAGCCGGCCTGTTGCGCGCAGCTAGTTTGCTGACTTGCCCTCGTGGTGCTGAAAAAGCCGCCTTAGGGCGGCTTTTTTTACCGCTTTATCCCGGTACGGACTCTCTATCCTGTTTGTAGGCTACCGCCTGACGCAGGCTCCCGTACAATGCCACTTCCAATTGGGCCTCGGCTAGTCCGGACGGCCCTCATTGATCAGGAATAGTTATGGTTAAATCTCGCGATGATAATCAAAGCGCCCAGGCGCCAGCCCAGCAGGATTTCGAGTCCGCTCTGGCACAACTGGAAGCGCTGGTCGCTCGCATGGAAAGCGGGGCATTGCCGCTGGAGCAGGCTTTGCAGGCTTATGAGCAGGGCGTGGAATTAGCCCAATTGTGTCAGCGCAAGCTGGACCTTGCACAAGAACAAGTCAGCGTATTGCAAGGCAATCTGCTGCGCCCCTTGTCCGGGGATGAAGCTGTTGGAGATAGTTAAGATGAGTTCTACCAGTTTTTCTGATTGGCTGCAGGCGCGGGTTGAGCAGACTGAGACCGTACTGGAACAGTTGCTGCCCCCTGTCAGCCAGGAACCCGCACGTTTGCACGAAGCCATGCGCTACTCCGTGCTGGGTGGTGGCAAGCGCGTGCGCGCTGCCCTGGTGTATGCCGCCGGTGAGGCTGCCTTGCAAGGCAAGCCCATGGCGGCTGCCCAATTGAAAGCCCTGGAGCTGGCAGCCGCGGCAGTGGAATTGATCCACGCCTACTCGCTGGTTCATGACGATTTGCCTTGCATGGACGACGACAAATTGCGTCGTGGTCGCCCGACCACCCATGTGCAGTTTGATGAAGCCTGCGCCATGCTGGCGGGCGATGCCTTGCAACCCCTGGCTTTCGAGCTCTTGGCCCAAATGCCGATTGCTCCTGCGCTGATTGTGCAAGCCATTACCCAATTGGCTCAGGCCGCGGGCAGTGCCGGTATGGCCGGTGGTCAGGCCATTGATTGCGCTAGCGTGGGCATCGCCCTGGACCGCGATCAGCTGCAAGAGATGCACAGCATGAAAACAGGCGCCATGTTGCAAGCCAGTGTTTTGCTGGGTGGTATCGTGGCGGGTGCGTCTTCTACCGTGCGTAATGGTTTGGAGGAGTACGCCCAGGCTGTGGGTCTGGCCTTCCAGGTTGTGGACGATATTCTGGACGTGACGGCGGATACCGCCACGCTGGGCAAGACGGCCGGTAAAGATGCCGCCGACAACAAACCCACCTATGTCTCCATCCTGGGTATGGACGGATCGCGCGAGCTGCTGGGTGCGCTGAACGAGCAGGCCCAGTTGGCCTTGCGCCCCTTGGGGCCTGCCGCGGCACGCCTGACGCAACTGGCTGACTACATCGTGGGTCGCAATCATTAAGCGACGCAGGGCCTGTGCAACTTTGGCACAGGCCAAGAAGCGTTTTACAATAGCCGATTGGCGATTGTTTTTAGACAGTCGCTTCACTTATTTGCCCGGATAGACGTCTTTAGTATGACAACCGTTTCCCTAGAGCAGATCCAGTCTCCCGCCGACTTGCGCCAGCTTGATCAACGTGATCTTCCCGAGCTGGCACGACAACTGCGCGAGTTTGTTCTGCAATCCGTATCCAAAACCGGTGGGCATTTGTCGTCCAATCTGGGCACGGTTGAACTGACCACTGCCTTGCACTATGTGTTCGAGACTCCCCACGACCGTATCGTGTGGGATGTGGGGCATCAGTCCTATCCGCACAAGATTCTGACTGGCCGCCGCGATCAGATGGGTGGCTTGCGTCAGCAAGATGGCATCTCCGGTTTCCCCAAACGCTCCGAGTCCGAGTACGACGACTTTGGCACCGCCCATTCCTCGACTTCGATTTCCGCGGTGCTGGGCATGGCCGTGGCCTCGCGCAATGCCGGGATCGAGCGTCAGCACATTGCCGTGATCGGTGATGGCGCGATGACGGCCGGTATGGCGTTTGAAGCCCTGAACAATGCCGGTGTGACGCCCGATGTGAATGTGCTGGTGGTGCTGAACGACAACGATATGTCGATCTCCCCGCCTGTGGGTGCCCTGAATCATTATCTGGCTCGCCTGATGTCGGGCCGCTTCTATGCCGCGGCCAAGAATGTGGGCCGTACTGTCTTGCAGCATGTCCCGCCTGTTCTGGAACTGGCGCGCAAGTTTGAAGGCCACGCCAAGGGGATTCTGTCTCCGGCCACGCTGTTTGAAGAGCTGGGTTTTAACTACGTAGGCCCGATTGATGGCCACGATCTGGATGCGCTGGTCTCTACCTTGAGCAATCTGCGTAATCTGGGTGGTTTGCAGTTCCTGCATGTGGTTACCCGTAAGGGGCAGGGTTACAAGCTGGCTGAGGCCGACCCGGTCCTCTATCACGGCCCAGGCAAATTTGATCCCTCCGTGGGTCTGGTTACGCCTACGACCAAGCCACGTCCTACGTTTACGCAGATCTTCGGTCAGTGGCTGTGCGACATGGCCAAACAGGACCAGCGTCTGTACGGTATTACCCCCGCCATGCGTGAAGGCAGTGGCATGGTGGAGTTCGAGCAGCAATTCCCCCGTCGTTATTTCGATGTGGGCATTGCCGAGCAGCACGCCGTGACCTTTGCCGGTGGTTTGGCCTGTGAAGGACAAAAGCCGGTTGTGGCGATTTACTCCACCTTCCTGCAGCGCGGCTACGATCAGCTGATTCATGACGTGGCCCTGCAGAATCTGGATGTCACGTTTGCGCTGGATCGCGCCGGTATTGTGGGCGCAGACGGGGCAACGCATGCCGGTAATTACGACATCGCCTTTTTGCGCTGCATTCCGAACATGGTGGTGGCCACGCCGTCGGACGAAAACGAAACCCGCTTGTTGCTGACCTGTTGTTATCAGCACCCAGGGCCCAGCTCGGTGCGCTACCCGCGCGGAGCCGGTATCGGTGCTGAAGTGGATCAGGAACTGCATACCGTGCCGCTGGGCAAGGCCAATCTGCGTCGTCAGGGCAAGAATCTGGCCATTCTGGCTTTTGGTCCCGTATTACACGAAGCCCTGAAAGCGGCCGAGGTTCTGGACGCTACCGTGGTGGACATGCGTTTTGTGAAACCCATGGACGAAGCCTTGCTGCAAGAGCTGGCACAAAGCCATCAGGCGTTTGTGACAGTGGAAGAAGGCTGTTTGATGGGTGGCGCAGGCAGCGCGGTACTGGAGTTTGTCAGCCGTGATGCGCTGGTGATGCCCGTGCTGCAACTGGGCTACCCCGACGAGTTCATCGACCACGGTGATCAGAAGAAAATTGCGCAGGATCTGGGTCTGGATGCCGGCGGCATCGAGCGCTCGATTCGTGAACGCTTCTCAAGTTTGCTTGAGGCGTGAGGCAATTTCTGCACAGTTTAGGGTTTAAATACCCCAATATGCGCGTTCTTGTTAAGGTTATCGAACCTCGCTTGCGATAAGCGTAAGATAATAATTCATTATTGTTTTTATTTACGGTTGCGGCTCTGTCGTAGCTGAAGCTGATGGATATGAATACAGTGTCGGAATCGCCTTTGGTCATGCCAGATGTGCAAAGCAGCATGGATACACGCCGTGTTGCGATTCAGCGCGTGGGTGTGCGCGGGGTGCGGCATCCGATGATGCTGGACCTGCAAGGGCAGGCCGTGCCCACCGTGGCGCAATGGGAGTTGACGGTGGCCTTGCCACCCGAAGAAAAAGGCACCCATATGTCGCGCTTTGTGGCTTTGCTGGAAGAGTACCGCCGTCAAGCCATGACGCCCGCCGGTTTTGTGCAGATGGCTCAGGCCATGCTGCCTTTGCTCAATGCCGGGCGTGGCGACATGACAGCCACCTTCCCCGTTTTCCTGGAAAAAGTGGCACCCGTATCGGGTGTGGCCAGCCTGATGGATTACACCGTCAGCTGGACAGCACGTGTCGGTGTGGATGCCCAGCCTGAATTTGAATTGTCCGTGCTGGTTCCCGTAACCAGCCTGTGCCCGTGCTCCAAGGCCATTTCGGAGTACGGTGCGCATAATCAACGCTCGCACGTCACCGTGCAGGCCGTGTTTGCGGATCCGGCTGCGCTGGATTTGCCTATGCTGATCAAGTCGGTTGAAGAGCAGGCATCCTGCCAGCTGTGGGGCTTGCTCAAGCGCACTGACGAAAAATACGTCACCGAATACGCTTACGACAATCCCAAGTTTGTCGAAGACCTGGTGCGTGATGTGGCCGTCAGCGTGCGCAGCCTGCCCGGAGTGTTGCGTTATAGCATCGAAGCCGAGAATTTTGAGTCGATTCACAATCACTCTGCCTACGCAAGCGTGCAGGGCTAAGGCTTTTGGCTTGTCAGCCAGCCTTTCTTGGTGCTAGTATCTATGGTTTCTTGCTCGACCCGGATTGAATGGGCGGGCTGTCGCGCTTGGTGCCTGACTGGTTTTACAGCGGGTAGTAGGCGATATCCACAAGGAGTTGTTCCATGCGTCACTACGAAGTAGTGTTCATTGTGCATCCCGATCAAAGCGAGCAAGTGCCCGCCATGATCGAGCGCTATTCGGCGATTGTTACTTCCG encodes:
- a CDS encoding polyprenyl synthetase family protein; its protein translation is MSSTSFSDWLQARVEQTETVLEQLLPPVSQEPARLHEAMRYSVLGGGKRVRAALVYAAGEAALQGKPMAAAQLKALELAAAAVELIHAYSLVHDDLPCMDDDKLRRGRPTTHVQFDEACAMLAGDALQPLAFELLAQMPIAPALIVQAITQLAQAAGSAGMAGGQAIDCASVGIALDRDQLQEMHSMKTGAMLQASVLLGGIVAGASSTVRNGLEEYAQAVGLAFQVVDDILDVTADTATLGKTAGKDAADNKPTYVSILGMDGSRELLGALNEQAQLALRPLGPAAARLTQLADYIVGRNH
- the dxs gene encoding 1-deoxy-D-xylulose-5-phosphate synthase yields the protein MTTVSLEQIQSPADLRQLDQRDLPELARQLREFVLQSVSKTGGHLSSNLGTVELTTALHYVFETPHDRIVWDVGHQSYPHKILTGRRDQMGGLRQQDGISGFPKRSESEYDDFGTAHSSTSISAVLGMAVASRNAGIERQHIAVIGDGAMTAGMAFEALNNAGVTPDVNVLVVLNDNDMSISPPVGALNHYLARLMSGRFYAAAKNVGRTVLQHVPPVLELARKFEGHAKGILSPATLFEELGFNYVGPIDGHDLDALVSTLSNLRNLGGLQFLHVVTRKGQGYKLAEADPVLYHGPGKFDPSVGLVTPTTKPRPTFTQIFGQWLCDMAKQDQRLYGITPAMREGSGMVEFEQQFPRRYFDVGIAEQHAVTFAGGLACEGQKPVVAIYSTFLQRGYDQLIHDVALQNLDVTFALDRAGIVGADGATHAGNYDIAFLRCIPNMVVATPSDENETRLLLTCCYQHPGPSSVRYPRGAGIGAEVDQELHTVPLGKANLRRQGKNLAILAFGPVLHEALKAAEVLDATVVDMRFVKPMDEALLQELAQSHQAFVTVEEGCLMGGAGSAVLEFVSRDALVMPVLQLGYPDEFIDHGDQKKIAQDLGLDAGGIERSIRERFSSLLEA
- a CDS encoding sulfurtransferase → MFEFLISAEQVQANLNNSEWLILDVRHDLADHQAGRRAYEQGHIPGAVFLDHEVDLAAPKTGLNGRHPLPSRQELAQLLQKNGLRDGMQVVVYDAQSSLFASHMWWMLRWLGHPQVAILDGGWQAWQQLGGAEESGPAKPAPAAAELSVPEQAAMPTVQTEQVLKNLSKPIFTVLDARAAERYRGDVEPMDPVAGHIPDALNRSHLNNLGEQGRFKPAEQLRQEFQDLLGAISAEMVVHQCGSGITACHNLFAMELAGLSGSSIYPGSWSEWVSDASRPVARS
- the folE2 gene encoding GTP cyclohydrolase FolE2, producing MNTVSESPLVMPDVQSSMDTRRVAIQRVGVRGVRHPMMLDLQGQAVPTVAQWELTVALPPEEKGTHMSRFVALLEEYRRQAMTPAGFVQMAQAMLPLLNAGRGDMTATFPVFLEKVAPVSGVASLMDYTVSWTARVGVDAQPEFELSVLVPVTSLCPCSKAISEYGAHNQRSHVTVQAVFADPAALDLPMLIKSVEEQASCQLWGLLKRTDEKYVTEYAYDNPKFVEDLVRDVAVSVRSLPGVLRYSIEAENFESIHNHSAYASVQG
- a CDS encoding exodeoxyribonuclease VII small subunit; this encodes MVKSRDDNQSAQAPAQQDFESALAQLEALVARMESGALPLEQALQAYEQGVELAQLCQRKLDLAQEQVSVLQGNLLRPLSGDEAVGDS